The following coding sequences are from one Paenibacillus sp. JDR-2 window:
- a CDS encoding MerR family transcriptional regulator, with protein sequence MYQISEVSKLIGLPIPTIRYYEKFGLIDEPAKNARGYKVYDELTVEYLQFIVNLKDTDMSLELIKFYVDAYRAKDYARCHEILREHAVKMELELEKRQRILEKVQYKVTHFSKLRGGGI encoded by the coding sequence TTGTATCAAATTTCCGAGGTATCCAAGCTAATCGGCTTGCCAATCCCAACCATTCGCTATTACGAAAAATTTGGATTGATTGACGAGCCGGCAAAAAATGCCCGTGGATATAAAGTTTACGATGAATTGACGGTGGAATATCTGCAATTTATCGTCAATTTGAAAGATACGGATATGTCCTTGGAGCTTATCAAATTCTATGTTGACGCTTACCGGGCCAAAGACTATGCGCGATGTCACGAGATTCTTCGGGAGCACGCCGTCAAGATGGAGCTTGAGCTTGAGAAACGCCAAAGGATACTCGAAAAGGTGCAGTACAAGGTGACTCACTTCAGTAAACTTCGAGGTGGCGGTATTTAA